In Verrucomicrobiota bacterium, the sequence GTAAATAAGCCAACTCCGGAGTGCAGGTAGCCGTTTTCCCAGTCGCCTTCCTTGCGGCTGCAGGCGAGGAAAGGCGTCCGATCCGGCCGATCCCAGTAAAACCCGTCCCGGCTGTAAGCCAGGTGCAGGTCATTTCGCTTAACACACTTGAGTTTGTCCCACAATTTGCCGGAAGTCGGCCCCCGCAGGATGCCGAACATGCCCACCATGATGCTCTCGTAGGCCATCGCATCCAGGTTATAAAGCTGCGGCGGGTCGCCATAGAGCTTGCGCTGATCTTTATTTTCGCTCGATTCCTTTGGGATTTTGGCGATCATTTCAGGGTCGGGCAAGTCGAGTGGGTCGGTTCCTGCCCATTCGTATTCCTCGGAGCGACCGGCCAAAATCTCCGAGGCCTTCTCCGGGAGCGGCGACCAGGAGATCGCCTGCAAAAAATCAGCGTGCTCGCGATAATTCCGGGCGCGGCCATTGCGCGCACTCCGCTGGACCCGAATGCTGATCACCCATTTATCGCGGAAAGGATTGTAAAAGGCGGTCGCATTGTCGCCGCATTCGGGCAACTCTCCCCTCAGTTTCCAATGGATGCCCTCGGGCGAGGTATAAGCAGCGGTCTTTTTGTCTTCGTAAACCAACATTTTGTATCGCTGCGACGGATCGCTGGTAAACGGATCGAAAGAAATGCCGGTGCCATGGCGCATCGGCTTAGTCCGTTTGGGCAGTACGCGATTGTTGCCCGGCTCAACGTCCGTTTGCGGACGAGTCCAGTGTAGGCCATCCTGGCTGGTGGCAATCATGGTGCCATCGCGCCAGCCCCCTTGGTACCAAAGCTTGTAGAGTTTGTCCTTCGCGTCGTAGCAGAAGCCGTCGCTGATCATGGCCGCCATCGGCTTGGTGTTTCCGTCTTTTTCCTTCTCGCCAAACTCGCCCAGTTCCGTGGGCGTTTCGGGCTTGAGCACGGGATTGCTTTCATAGCGCTGGGGATAATGGAACTGCCGTCTCAAACTGGTTTCCTCGATCAGGAAATCATCGATAAACAACTGGCGGCCCACATCGATCGGTACCACCGCGGGCCGGTTGGTCAGGTAGGGCACCGGCAAGACATTGGTTCCCACTTGGTGAATGCGCGGCGGCCACTGGGCAGGCAACTGAATACCGTTGTAGAGCAGTTCACCCTTTGCTGCTTTCGCAGAGGCACTCGGCTGGGCAATCGCGTCCGTCGCCAACGCGCCCATCACCGGGCACGCTGCCATGAGAATGTATTGCAAAATGTTTTCCATAAATTTTATTCACCTGACCCAGAACGCTCTGGTGCAAACTGACTTTGACCTGTTAACCATTAAACCAGTCTTCCCAAGCCCCCAATACGGTGGTTTTATTTGACAGTAAAGTAAAAACACAGATTGAGCTCGTGCGTGGAATTAAAGCTTGAACGTGGCGTTACCCGGAATAAGGCGTGTCACTTCGCGGCCACACTGACAAAGGTGATCTTCGTCTGGCGATCACCGGAATCGCCGCAATCGATAGTCAGTTTGCCGTCTTTAACCTCAACCGTTTTGGTGGTCTCGGCTGTTTGTTGCGAGAGTTCAAGGCTGCTAAAAAAAATTACCCCTTCGACGTTAATCGTATTGCGGCTTTCGTGCGAAAAATCGCCCACGCCTACCGTCACCACGTAAGACGCATTGGGAACTTCAATTTCCCAGGTCACACCTTTGCGGAAATGGCAGAAGGTGTCCTTGATTTCGCCGGGGCCGCGGCGGCGGACTTCCTTGGTAACGTCCATGCTCCAGCCGTAAGTGCGCCCATTGGTTCGTTTAGCGAAAGGTTCGCCGCTGTCGGGTAAAAAGCCCGCCGGCGTTTTGTTGTCCAGGATTTGGAAATTAATCCGGATGGCTCCCCCGATGGCGGTGGCGAGATGATCGGCCGAAGCGCCGCCGCCAAAGGCGCGCGCTTTGAGCACCTGGCCTTTGGCCAGCGAAACAGGTGAGGAAAATACGGGAGAAGTGGCATCAGGATCGGAACCATCCAAGGTATAGCGCACCGTGACGCCGGGATTGGTGAGGTCGCTGCTGACCATTTCTTTGCCATCCGTTCCGCTGGGCAGGAAGCGCAATTGAGGAACGACTTCGCTGACGTGTGCGGGCGCCTTGCTGTCACTGGCCGTAGTGCTTTTCTTTTTCTTCGATTGCGTGGGCAGGGGTGGTTCCTCTGGCAACGTGGCGGAGAATTTTTCCCACGGCTCGGACTCGACTTTAAAGGCATAGGCCTGGAGGGAGGGCCGCTTGGCGGCCTCCTGGAGTTCTTTGGGCATGTCAATGACCACACCTTCGCCTTCGCGCCGCCAAGCCAAATCGTGATCGTAGCCGAGCAGGCGGACCTTCGAGCCTTCGCGGACGCGCGCCAATTTGCTATGCAGCGCTTCGCCCGGCCATTTGAGGCTGATGATGTACAAATATTTTTTGTCTTTGGTGCGCGTGAAGCGCAAATCGGTTCCCTCGTGGTAGCGCAGGTACGGGCGCGTGGCATAGATGCATTCGCCATTAACCTTGAGCCAGGCGCCCACGTAGCTGACGCGCTCAATCATTTCCTGCGGCCACTTGCCGGTCGGGTCCGGCCCAAAACCAACCTGGAAATTGCCGCCTTTGGAGACAATATCAATCAGGCTCTCCAGCACCCACTCGCGCGGCTTATAGGTGTCATTTTTCTTATAAGAAAACCCGGAACTGCCCGGATAAATGACCTGCCAGGGCCGTTTCATGTTGTTCGGGTCGCCCGGGATGGTTTGTTCGGGCGTCTCGTAATCGCCGTATTCATTGATGCCGCGATTGCGCAGCATGATGTTCGGTTGCAATTGGCGTGCCAGCTTGGCAACGTCGTACGCTTCGGCCCGTGCCTCTTTAGGCCAACTGATGTCCAAGCAAAGCGTGTCAATTGGGCCGTACCCCGTGAGCAACTCCGTGATTTGATCGCGCTCCTTTTTGATGAACGCCGCCCAGCGTTTAGGATCAGACTCCTTGGTAAATTGGGGGTCATACCAGAAATTCCGGCTGTCCCAGGCAAAATCCCAATCGTGCCAATCAATGTGCGAATAGTAGAGGCTCACGCCCAGGTTATGCGCGCGCCCGGCTTTGACCAGGTCGGCGATGATGTCTTTTTTGTAAGGCGTCTCCGCGATGCTGTAATGGTCCACCACGTCTTCATAGCTGCCGTCGGCTTTTTTTCTAAAACCTTTCTGCAACGTTTTCGTGGGCCACAGGCAAAAGCCTTCGTGGTGTTTGCTGGTAAATGAGAAATACCGCATGCCCGCGTGCGCCATGATGCGCATCCACTCGTCGGCATTGAAATTGGTGGGGTTGAACTGCTGGTAAGAGGCGTAGTAGTTCATCTGCCAATCGCGCGGCTTGGGCGTCGGTTTTACCAATATCCAAGATTCGCCCCCATCGAACATGCAATAGAGTCCCCAATGAATGCGCAATCCCCACTTCCAATCCATCCAGCGTTCGAGTGTGGTGGCACCCGCGTGGACATAGTCCGCGTCCACCCCGCGGTAGGCGGAGAATTGTTGCTGCAGGCCTTGCTCTTCGGTCGCCGTAGCTAGTTGGCCTTGGCCAATGACTTCGGCCTTAAGGTTCAGCGCTGCAAGCGTAAGCAAGCAAGCGATTATCTCCGAGTGTAATAATCGTCCAGGCAACATGTCTGCACTATATATCACCTCCAGCGTAGGTGCCTAGTGTTTTCGGGTAATGCTCATTGGTAATTCGGGTGAAACAGTTCAACACCCTGATCCTCGCCTAAGCCCGCGCGCCTCCAAAGATACCCAAGCCAATTGGGATCCGGCAAATTCCGTGCCAATCTACAAATTGTATGGAACCGTGATTTGCGAGGAGATCGGCTTAGGCGAGGAATTTTCGCATTTAATTTTTCTTAGGCGTGGATTTGGGTCAACACATGTGATCTTGACTGCTCATTGAGAGGGATTTAGAGTGCTAGCCATGAACAGTGGACCAATAGCAATGTTTCCTAACCGCATCGCGGCCAGTCTGGCTGCACTGATAGGAATTTGCTTTTTGGCACATTTGATGCTTTCACTTGTCGCGTTGCGGTAACCAGCCACCTGTACCAAAGAACGAAAAGTTCGTTTAATATTACTGACATGGGGACGAACCAATCAAGGAGAGAGACTGGCTAGCTTCCTGTCGCGGGGACAGACATACGCTATGGCGATTGCGCTTGGTTGAGGAAATCCATCAGGGGATAAACGGACCGATTGATGCGGGTCATCGCTTTTGCCAGCGCGGGATACGGTTCGTATGTGGCCGAGCACACTCCTTTATTGGAGGCTTTCTTCCCGACATCATCCACCCAGCGGAACCAATGCCATCCCACGCAATTCTCATTGCGCAGCAAACCGAGGGTAAAATTCTCGTAAAACATTCCCCGTTCCGCCTGCGTGGCCACCGAAAAGCCTGCGCCTTCGCGGTCGTCTAACCCGGCATCGGCCCCTTTAGCATACCATTCGGTGATGAGGATCGGCTTACCCGCCAATTTCGCCCAGCGGTCTAGCTCCACCTGGTCGGGCGTCCAGCGGCCATAATAGTTTACCGAAACCACATCCACATAAGGGCCGCAGGCGCTAAACGTTTCATCCTGCAGCAACACCCACCCATGAAAACGCGTTCCCAAATAAAGATGGTTAGGATCGTGCCGACGGACGGCAGCGCTGACCACGGCATAGTAGCGGGCGATCACTTGTTGGCAAAAGGCGCCATCGTCCTCGGCGCTGATAGCCGCGGCGGTTTTGCGTTTCTCTGCGAGGTACTTCTCTGCCGCCTTATGCCCGGCATCCTCGCGCGGAAGCGCCAGGTGCCGTTTGAGGATGTTTGCCCTTTTAAAGGGCAACTCATTGTCCGAAAAATGCCCCACCAGCCAAGGATCGTCCCGGGTCGCGGCCAAGGCCGCGGCTTCCCGCTCGCAAAACGCCTCAAACTCCGGATCGAACACGGGCACGCAATCCGCAGGGAACGGCGCGCTGCCACTTTCTTTACGTGCCGTCTTGCGGCCATAGGCGTATCGCGACATAAGGTTCCACCTCGGCGTATACGGCAGGTTGTATCCCGCCGCGCGGAAAGCATCGGGGTCTGACCAGCAGCCAAGCGTGTTGACGCCCAACGCATCGAGGATTTTCTTTGTCGCGTGTGCCCAGTTGGTTTTGTTGCCAAATTTCTCCGTAAAGGCTACAGGATTCTCGGGAGGCTCCAAGCCGATGGCGTTGATGCCTACGCTAAAAAATACTCCGCCCTCAGGGTCAATCAGAAACCAGCGTCCGCCCAACTTCTCCGTATGAAAGAAGCCGGTTGCCTTTCCTTTCAGGTCCATGCGTCCCCCGTAGCGATCCAAGGTCACTGCTTGCGGCTTGAAATCCTGGAGATTCGAGAGCTGCAGCGTTTTATAGGCGTAATTTGTTTTGGCGGTCTTGGATTTCCTGGCCACGACGACGTCCGGGGCGCTGATATTTACTGCCGTCGCGCCGGACGCCCGAGGCCCGCCCATATCGAATATCAACCACCCGACAGCAGGTAACATGGCCCATAATCTCCTCCAATTATTTCTTTTCATA encodes:
- a CDS encoding glycosyl hydrolase family 32, with product MENILQYILMAACPVMGALATDAIAQPSASAKAAKGELLYNGIQLPAQWPPRIHQVGTNVLPVPYLTNRPAVVPIDVGRQLFIDDFLIEETSLRRQFHYPQRYESNPVLKPETPTELGEFGEKEKDGNTKPMAAMISDGFCYDAKDKLYKLWYQGGWRDGTMIATSQDGLHWTRPQTDVEPGNNRVLPKRTKPMRHGTGISFDPFTSDPSQRYKMLVYEDKKTAAYTSPEGIHWKLRGELPECGDNATAFYNPFRDKWVISIRVQRSARNGRARNYREHADFLQAISWSPLPEKASEILAGRSEEYEWAGTDPLDLPDPEMIAKIPKESSENKDQRKLYGDPPQLYNLDAMAYESIMVGMFGILRGPTSGKLWDKLKCVKRNDLHLAYSRDGFYWDRPDRTPFLACSRKEGDWENGYLHSGVGLFTVVNDQLWFYYSGWSGVGPKGSTTYAGASTGVAFLRRDGFASMDAGAKGGTLTTRPVRFKEKYLFVNADLPKGALKVEILDGKGAVITPFTQDNSIAFTGDKTRQRMTWKGASDLSGLAGKNVSFRFTLTQGSLYAFWVSPDQNGASHGYLGAGAPGINGLVDQ
- a CDS encoding alpha-L-fucosidase; its protein translation is MLTLAALNLKAEVIGQGQLATATEEQGLQQQFSAYRGVDADYVHAGATTLERWMDWKWGLRIHWGLYCMFDGGESWILVKPTPKPRDWQMNYYASYQQFNPTNFNADEWMRIMAHAGMRYFSFTSKHHEGFCLWPTKTLQKGFRKKADGSYEDVVDHYSIAETPYKKDIIADLVKAGRAHNLGVSLYYSHIDWHDWDFAWDSRNFWYDPQFTKESDPKRWAAFIKKERDQITELLTGYGPIDTLCLDISWPKEARAEAYDVAKLARQLQPNIMLRNRGINEYGDYETPEQTIPGDPNNMKRPWQVIYPGSSGFSYKKNDTYKPREWVLESLIDIVSKGGNFQVGFGPDPTGKWPQEMIERVSYVGAWLKVNGECIYATRPYLRYHEGTDLRFTRTKDKKYLYIISLKWPGEALHSKLARVREGSKVRLLGYDHDLAWRREGEGVVIDMPKELQEAAKRPSLQAYAFKVESEPWEKFSATLPEEPPLPTQSKKKKSTTASDSKAPAHVSEVVPQLRFLPSGTDGKEMVSSDLTNPGVTVRYTLDGSDPDATSPVFSSPVSLAKGQVLKARAFGGGASADHLATAIGGAIRINFQILDNKTPAGFLPDSGEPFAKRTNGRTYGWSMDVTKEVRRRGPGEIKDTFCHFRKGVTWEIEVPNASYVVTVGVGDFSHESRNTINVEGVIFFSSLELSQQTAETTKTVEVKDGKLTIDCGDSGDRQTKITFVSVAAK